ACCCCGGTAGTGGTGGACCCAGCGGTACTGGGGGTGGTGTCGGAGGAGCACCGTATCCTGGTGGTGGACCCGGCGGCACTGGGGGTGGTGTAGGCGGAGTACGGTACCCCGGTGGTGGTGGACCCAGCGGCACTGGGGGTGGTGTCGGAGGAGCACCGTATCCTGGTGGGGGACCCGGTGGCACTGGGGGTGTTGTCGGAGGAGCACCGTATCCTGGTGGTGGACCCGGTGGCACTGGGGGTGGTGTAGGCGAAGTACGGTACCCCGGTGGTGGTGGACCCAGCGGCACTGGGGGTGGTGTCGGAGGAGCACCGTATCCTGGTGGGGGACCCGGTGGCACTGGGGGTGGTGTAGGCGGAGTACGGTACCCCGGTGGTGGTGGACCCAGCGGCACTGGGGGTGGTATCGGAGGAGCACCGTATCCTGGTGGTGGACCCGGAGGCACTGGGGGTGGTGTAGGCGGAGTACGGTACCCCGGTGGTGGTGGACCCAGCGGCACTGGGGGTGGTGTCGGAGGAGTACCGTATCCGGGTGGTGGCCCCGGTGACACCGGGGGTGGTGTAGGCGGAGTACCGTACCCCGGTAGTGGTGGACCCACTGGTACGGCGGGTGGTGTAGGCGGAGTACGGTATCCCGGTGGTAGCGGACCCAGCGGCACTGGGGGTGGTGTCGGAGGAGCACCGTATCCTGGTGGTGGACCCGGTGGCACTGGGGGTGGTGTAGGCGGAGTACGGTACCCCGGTGGTGGTGGACCCAGCGGCACTGGGGGTGGTGTCGGGGGAGTACCATATCCAGGTGGTGGCCCCGGTGACACCGGGGGTGGTGTCGGGGGAGTACCGTATCCTGGTGGTGGCCCCGGTGGCACCGGGGGTGGTGTAGGCGGAGTACCGTACCCCGGTAGTGGTGGACCCACTGGTACGGCGGGTGGTGTAGGCGGAGTACCGTACCCCGGTGGTGGTGGACCCAGCGGCACTGGGGGTGGTGTCGGGGGAGTACCGTATCCTGGTGGTGGCCCCGGTGGCACCGGGGGTGGGGTGGGCGGAGTACCGTACCCCGGTGGTGGCGGACCCAGCAGCACTTGGGGTGTTGTCGGAGGAGTACCGTATCCCGGTGGTGGACCCAGTGGCGTAGAAGGAAGATATCCCGGAAATTTTCCCAATGGTGTAGGAGGTGAATATTATGATGGTAATCTAGGTGGTACTGGAGGACCAAACAGACCTGGGTGGTACCCGGGCCAACAAAATGTTAATGATTGGTCCGGTCAGAATGGAGGTGAAGCTGGGTTAccacaaaaagaaaacattatGTCTCCGCAGTATTATCCATCACCTGGATCACAAGGTTCCGATGATGATGCAGATTCGCAAGCTTCGAGTTCAGTACAGAAAGCGGATTCTGGGACGATGGCTAGTGCATCAGCTCAAGGAAAGTATGGGCAGGGAACGGCACAATCTCAAGTTTCAGGAACTTACAGTGGTTCCGGATCATTTTCTGCTCAGGCAGGTACCAATGACGGTTCGAAAGGTGCTCAGACTCAAGTTAGTGGTGGTAAGCAGGGCGCAACAAGCAGTGCACAGGGCTCTGGAGGCCGTGGTAAGAGCCAGTCTCAAGTACAGCTGCATTCGAATACAGGAGCTACATCATCAGATGCACAAAGTAGCGGCTGGAATCATGGCACAAACTCGCAAGTACAAACGACTTCCAGAGGCGGCATGGCTGATGCACAAGCCAACGGTGAAGGCAGCACCTCGAGCCAGGCCCAAATAGGCTTTCAGCcttatgaaaaagaaaatgatcaaTCGCAGACGAATTCTTCAATATTCCTGGGCGGTGGTACTGCTTCTGCACAAAGTGGGACATACAGAGGTCAATCACAGGCGCAATTACAAGGCTCGTTCAAATATGGTTTATCATACAATGGAGCTGCTCAGGCAGGTTCTGGTTCAGGGGCTGCTGCTTCTAGGAAACCTTTCAACTTTTCGAGTTCCAATTCAGAGCTGTTCAAACCGTTTAGTCCTTTTCCAACCGTCGTAATTTCATCCGAAGAAGTGACACCTGACAACAATTTACAATCAGCCGAAATATTGCCAGCACTTGAAGAAGGTGGTGGTGAGCATTACGAACCACAAGCACAGACCGGCGGAACACAATCCCCACTTGTTCAGAAAACAGATACAGTGTTTACTCCTCCGGATCCAACGAGGGCAACTGGAGTACGGTATAACAATCCCGTACCAACTCGCAGCTCATTGCAAAACACAGGAGTGGATGACAATTATGAACAAACAAATGTAAATTCAGATGATTATGATGAAGAGTATGGAGATGAGTATTACGACTCTACGCCAACCGTATTCCCATCTGAAAGTGTGTCTAAAGATGGTGGTTTAACCGTGAGCAGCAAACAACCAAATCAATATCAACAGACTCACGTTTCGAACGGACAATACGGTGCACGTGTCACACAAGACTCTTCAACAGGATTTCATGAGGGCGATATTCTACAACCGGGACAATCTTTACCAGGATTTACAATCCCACCTGGATACCGTGGCAGGGTAGTGTCTATTTCCGGAAGCGATACAAAAGTTGAAGGTGATGGAGATTCGCAGTCTCAAACGCTTACGCTAACTTCAGGAAAAAACAACGTAACTTATGAAAATCGTACCAAGGAATCAGCGGCGGCCCATTCAAGAGCCTTGCAGACTCCACGTAATCGCTTCAGATACGACAGCAGAAGATACCAACAACCCGCAGTACCAAACAGTTACTTGCGATCTAGTCCCAGTCCACCAAGTAAGCCTAATTATTACACGATCACCAACAGCGTTGCAGGTAAGATACAAAGCAATAGAGACACAGCTCGCAAGTACGAACACCGTTACTACACAAAAAGCTCCACCTGTGGATATTTCACTTTCTCCTGCAATATCGTTTACGGCTCTAATGGGCGAACTAAGGTCTGTAAACCAAAAGTACCGACTAACCCGGATGGCAGTCCAATAAAATGCTGAAAATCTGTCTAAAGTTCTACGTGACTTATTACACACATATTAAACTTTCAGTGTACTTTTACCTAACGTCGACATATTCACATTTGTATTCATTGCACTGCCTTCTTCAAGTAACGCAAGTATTCACATGGAAAATTTATCTCGAGGATTGGGTCGTTTAATTTTAAGGAATTAGTCTATATAGTTAACGTTTTAACTTCTCCGATCATTCTTAActggaattaatttttaaatcattgaAAGTACATAAAGAAATAGTGTTACAATATGTTGTTGCGCGAGAGACCGCAAGTATTTGACTTTACTTGTCTGCCGATTATTTAATTACGAATGAATTCCTAACGAAGAAAAACGATTGAGTCAGTGCACGTGCATAATTTTCCCACTATGATATGTGCACATAAACGGAAATGTAGTGAATATCTGTCAAGGCCCTGTTGCTTGTGCCATGTAAACGAATCACGGAAAAGCGAAGGACGGATATCCAACGTAATCAGTGGATCATGTTCCACTTTTCTGTGAACCGTCTCATACGGGATTGCACCTTTTAATTATTAGAACGTAGGGTGACGGTGGAGTAAGGGATGAGTATCAAATATTTGGACGAAACGCGGTCGCGCACTGGGTGCGAAATGTATGTATTCAGATTAATGCACTTGCTGTTGTTGCAGGTTTGCAAACTTTACACTGTTGCGGCAATGCGCCAATCGAGTTATGCGTTGACTGTGTTGAATTATAGTGAAACACACGGAAAGAAAAAGGCTTGTAAGTTGAAAGCGAGTTTTCAAAAACTGCATGTTTTCTGCCACAAGATGGCGTCTTccgaaatggaaaaaaagttatcGCTGACAAATCGCATGAGCAGAAAAACCGATTTTAACATTGAATCATACCAAGTTGACCATACCTCgggtgcgttccgaaattagcTCCCAGTGCTGTCAACCGCCTTTTATCTTTTGTGCGCTGCGGAGTTCGTAAGTAGCTTCTCCCTCTGTCGTAAGTAGGGAGTTTTTAGAGCTGCCAGCTAATTTCTGAATGCACCCTTCATTGCACCAATTTCGATGGATGTTTTCAATGTAATGTTTTTGTAAtcttttctcgttttattATCAACATGAGCACATGAAATTGgattgtaaaaagaaaacgacagttggataaatttgtttatctttatatttttcaacgtttttgaaaaaatattattttaaattttgaaactaacatcgatttttccattcacttcAGAATTAAGTTACGAATCGTTAACTATTCTACTACACTTTACTGATTCCATATGCGTAGGGGAATTGagtcaaaaatattcagacaAAAGTATGGTTTCATCATATTCTAATcagcatatacatataagctatatacctatatatatattcacatccaattattattcacaatgTTACACAAATTATTGCTTTGAAGTATTTcatgtgtatattttatattgttaatacggtttattaaaataatgagCTTATAACCAGGAAACATCTCACATTCTTCTTTCGTCAGTCTTTATGGAAATAATACAAACAATTCATCATTGTTTTACAGCAAATTGTACAAAAcagaaagtaataaaaaatcttgTACATGCATCATATTATTTAACACAACATATCAAAATTGTAAAGAATTCTATATAAATGGTAAAAACTTAAATAAGTATACGTAAACAAcataaaatgtacaaaaattgcaagtacaaaaataaacgtaATTATATCATGTATGTACAGCGTAACAAAATTATGAAAGTGTAATATGAAcgtcgattttttcaaaaattcaggtaAGTATCTGCAGAAGAtttagtaataaaaaatttcacgctgAGTATTTGTCTCTATCGTAAATCATAATGCTAATTAAATTACGTGGCAGCAtcttaatcatttttcaacataCTATTATCTTTACTCTTTCAGTCTGTaactaaaataaaatcgtGCATTGTGTTTACATTTGTACAGATTTACAGGATACTGTTTAAAAGTCATTGACATCTTCGTCACTGAAATTGTGAGAAATGTTGGTGCTACGGTGAATAGATATTATGCCTGTTGATGTACGTAATctgcaaataaaaattcatcgttataAATTACGTACATAAACTTACATCCAATTGGGAACTTGGGTGAGATACGTAAGACTGGTTCATCCCCAAACGGATTCAGAGGTAagaaacaaattcaaaaaatcacaataataattgtatatGGCAGAGGTTTTGAAACGATTCTTACTTTCATGTATactttattgtttattatttctcgACAATACTTTAGAAATTcctgaatatttgaataaaaatcttcaattttatGCAGTTCTATATCATGATATTTCGAGTCCCAATACTGTACTTTGCAAACTTGGTAACAAAAccattgttaaaaaaataggAATCTTATTCAGACAAGCAAtcaaaacaaaaggaaaataaacgCACGAGTGACGTTTAATGATTTAACATTTGTTTATTCAGGCTTAAAGTAAACTTGCCTTGCACAACCTTTATTCCTCACAAGTTTGTTAATCTGCAGAAACTGAATTAGGACATATGGATGCGGTATGGTCCACTATACCATCCACTAATTTATCTTCTTCTATTTCAGTTAATTCATCGTCACATGTTTCAGAACTGTTAATAGTAATATAAATTAGTCTACGTACAGAATAAAGCTGTATACTTACCTAATAATGATGGTTAAAAAATGTCTTTCATAGAAAAAAGCAGTGTTAATATCAGAAACGTAAGATTTACTTGAAAAGTTTGCTTGTTAATACCATGGTTAATAAGAATTTCCAAGAAGAATCGTCAAGATTGAAATTTGGAGGCACAAAGATAAAagcacaatattttttaaatatcatttattatcattttgttATCATTACCTGTTTTTGAAATGCTCTAATTGGACGTTTGCTGAGCCTAGTTGTTCTGAAAGATCTTCATTGGCCCTTTGAAGCCTGCGAACATTGTTAGAAGCGGTATCTAGCTCGTCTTGTGCCGAAGCTagttcttttttcaattcttccaCCCTAGCTCGCACCCTTTTCACTTCGGTTTCGTATTGTTCTGATCGTCTCAAAGCGTGCGACAATTCAGTCGTTTTCTCAGCAagcatttttttcagttttgaaTGTGAATGCTTAAGGTCTAACACCTCCTATCGAAATTCAATACACAGCGTTAACAGAAATCAATTGTAAAGCAAGTTCTATGTCGATTCAGATCTTTCTGTgcaaatgaatatttaatttttaatttaccttGTTGCGATCCAATAACTCTTGTTGAATTTGCCTGACATCCGTGTCAGACGCAGAAACAGGTCGACCTCGTCGCGACTCCACTCTTTCCTGCATATCGCGTAACTCATTCCTGAGTTGTTTATTCTCACGATCAAGAGAAATTTTCTCAGTCTCTAACCGTTCCCGTTTACCCCATTCTGCAGCATTTTCTGCTTGCAGTCTCTCCAACTAGaattgatacaattttttaaatcaagttTAGCGCTATATTactcaaatattatttaacgTTCAATTGATATTCTAAATCTGTGGACTAACTTCAGTTCGCAGATCTGATAGACGACGATCCATGCCTTCACGATTTGTTGCCTCGTCAATGAGATCCGCTTGTGCAGCACTGAGTTCACTTTGAAATCTGTCCTTCAATGCCAATAGTTCTCTGGTAACTTCAGTTCTACtttcttctaattcttcaCACCGTTCTCTGAGTTGCGTTACTTCTGATCTGAGTTTTTCCATTCCCCGATGGAGCGACGACTTTTCtcttgaaaataatacaataattaaGCGAATATGTAATGATCCGAGGACTCATAAAACAGATACGTTTTCCTACTTATTAGTAGCAGTAAATTTGTACTTACTCTCGTTCGGCAGATATAGTTTTTGTTGCCTCTTCGAGTCTTAAATGCAGCATGGACATTTTCTGCATCAGAAATTCTTCATCGCTAGCATCAATAACAGATTGTCGTTTATCTAATTTATCTTGCATTGCATTGGTCTCGCCGACAAGCTTCATCATATCCCTATCCAAAGTATCGATTGAACTTTCTTTGTACAATTCTACAGCATGTTTAGGCACAGCACCTTGCAAAACATATTCCTCTATATCTCTGTCTTGCACTGCTGCATCCATATCAGATTTAGAACTTGGCTCTTCAGCAGAGTTTGCATGCACAAATAAATCTTTCTGATTCAATATCGGGACCATTTTTTCAGTCTGTTGAACGTTATTGTATACTTCCAAGAGCTCGTCAACTCCAAGCGCATCTCTGAGTCGAGGATCAGACTCTAAGATGTTGATTATTTGCTGATCAAATTGTCCAGCGTGTTTCAAAAGTATCATGTGTATGTtctccatttcttttttaagcTGCTCATTCTGCAATTCGATGTCTTGTTTCTCATGCTTGAATGTGTTCGCATCTTTCAATGCTACTTCCAGCTTGCTTCTCAGCAATTTAGCCTCTTCCCTTGCTTTGTTTCTTTCATTGCGCACCTTGCTCCATTTTTCACGCCAGTTCGCCGTACAATCCGACCACCAACGCATTGTTTTTTCCATTTGAGCCGCTCGTGCTCGTGCTTCCTCAAGTTCCCTTTGTCGCAAAGCCTATACATATTTTAAAACGTGATTAAAATTGTCTTGAAATTGATTGagttttttcaactcaaatTCTATCGAGACAAATTCTATAGTAGATAAATTCATGTTCACTGTACTAATTAAATACAGAGACACGCGACGAATCATCAcagttaaaattttaaaggtACCTCTTTGGTTTCCCACTCACTGTCTGCGTAGCGAGGAGAACTCGATGAGCTAACAGAAACATCATGTTCCCTAACAATTCGACGGGATGACGTTCCACTAGCTGTTGATTGTGCCATTGGGAGTCAGCAGGTTAACCTATTCCATGAGGTTTTCGAATGGATTACTACACTGAATAGTATTTCATGTAAACTTCATTCTgattcgatatttattttctagtAGCACTGATGAATGCGCAGAATATTAACTACGATCGGACGCCTTTGCGCAAAGTACAGACaaacttttattatttacaataaacgTAACGAAAACAACACAATGACAAAAgcttggtaaaaattattaatacgtCAGGGTGCGTTCCGAAACTTTCTGGCAGCGCGAAAAACTCCCTAGGatagaagagagaagagagcaAAAGagataataaattgtttataGCACTCTGAGATAATATCAGAATGCACCCTAAATTAGAATCACAGAGTATCACCAGTGACGAGTACTCTGGTATCACGCATCGTTATCGGTGCGTTCCGATATTAGCTTTTATCCTAGGGTGTTTTTAGTGCTGCCAGCTAATGGTGGAGCACACCCTATATTGCGCGTAAGCGATATAGtgaatcttttgaaatctggGTGTGTCCTATCATCTGCCGTTGTATAGAACTCCCTAAGAGAGAGACGGAAATCGGTATGAGTAGCGCTGTGGTAGCGCTACACAAATTATTAACTCATTATTAAAATGGACGCCTGtagcgttgactgaagaatataaagacggTTGCCTTTACgggctttggtgtgacaaccTAAAATCGTCGTGCGCTTGCGCCCCCTAAGATGTTCCACTGAAAGATGTTTCAACTGCagagttgagaacttattgcagaacatcagagagttaccgatttcgacatgatgctggctgcattcaccttctGAGTAACAGTCTTCGCAATTAGCGTCGGCACTAGCTCACGGCAGGCCCCGTGCGAGCCTTGAAAATCGGGCCCCCCTGTAAAAATTACGTACTACTCAAAACTCAAAATGCAGCTTTGCGAGattttttgtttgcaaaagttgaaataatatCTACAAAACTAACTTGCTGCTAATTTGATGTTCAATCGACATTGCAGCTAAGCCATTCAGTCGGTCTTGGCACATAGTGGAgcgcaaataaatttttataagcTTCAGTTTTGAGAATGTCCTTTCTCCTAACGTGGAAGTTACGggtaatgttgaaaaaatccttGAAGTTTTATAGTTAAAGAGATGAAgtttgaatatatttcatcaAGACCTTAGATAATAATGTGCGACAAAttcgatttattcaaaatctgAGATCTATCCAATAATACAAAGTTGCTGGAATTTTGGATGATACTAAAAGGTTTGCAAACGTCTTTGGTTATCACGAAACGTTCTCGTAAACTTGATATAACTATATAGCATAACTTGTtgacaaattcaatttccaacCTTTTCATTGGATCGCTTGATCATTCATCGCTTTGAGATTCGTAATCGAGAAATCGTTTCGTCCGTGGGGTACGTGATTCGGGTAAAGTTTGCGAAATGTCCAACTGTTCAGCCATCTGTTTAGCAGTGGCTACGCATGTTTCGAAACCGGATTCTCGGAAGGCTTGTAATTGAAAGAAAGCACCATCGATCATGTTCATCATGGTATGTAAATCGACTTTGGGACATTGTAAGGCCTTGCTGATTTTGTTGATCTCTTGCAGTATATCGTACCATACCACCAAACGATTGAGATAATGAGAGAATGAGAAATGATCGAGGCAGATACACGCAGCGTGGCTGCGTAGGCCGTACAATCGTATTCGAATTCCTCCCAAAATGCATTTTCTTACAATAGTTGTAATAAAACATGTATTTCTatgacaatattttacatGCGCTGtcaaaatttatgtaatcTTGGCCGTTCCAATctcgaaatattaatttattgtgCAATTTCAACTCTCAACACGTGATTCCCTATCTCGAGCTTTTTGCGACATTCTAGAGATTTATGTTTCGGTAAATTACTCGTAAACGCCTCttagaatttttataaaattcgaGTATCTTATATCGTGGCAAAAACTTCCGTCGCTAATTCTAAAGTTGCAcaaattttgatcgagatgaaatggatgctccgtatatgagacggtatttaacgcagtgtcctgatttaaagacctaaaaaggtggttgtcggcgattttttttattgatagggagagatagaacgaagattcttaaaacttcgagtgtatttgaacacacatttgaaaggtacgagtaaaaaattttatcatccaactgtcgcagaacggcagcatTATTAGCTGACCtgttaactgaagaatatatctttagtcaaaggctgaccatcgaagagcctagccgcttgagtctggaatcggcaggaaagataaagtgcgtattgtctgaaatgtaaaaactgaaatcattatacatcatatcatatcatatcatcatatgATACgtatcatacatcatacatcatacatagcattaaagttcgaaaccaaattttggatgttcggatgttcagaaagtgacgtcacccaaaattttttttccttgacgtcatcgatctatataGACGAAAATTAGCTAGCCAAATTTCGCAGTCTCGAAACagccgcgcagtagagcggacagatgagaatcgcgctccgcagatttcgagtatcGGAatctctacctcctggatcctgcgctccgggtccACTTCCtgatgaaactcgacttccaggacaagcgctccatAATTCTGgatgtccaggtccttgacctggtggatctcgacttccaggacaagcgctccgtagtttttgcgctcaaggtccactacgtagtgaaaatttacttccaggacaagcgcttcGTGGTTCCTGCGGAGCAAgtacgctacctggtgaaactcgacttccaggacaagcgctccgtagttcctgcgctccaggttcACTAgttggtgaaactcgacttccaggacaagcgctccgtagtttctgcgctccaggttcACTACCcagtgaaactcgacttccaggacaagcgctccgtagtttctgcgctccaggttcactacctggtgaaactcgacttccaggacaagcgcttcgtagtttctgcgctccaggttcactacctggtgaaactcgacttccag
This is a stretch of genomic DNA from Neodiprion fabricii isolate iyNeoFabr1 chromosome 2, iyNeoFabr1.1, whole genome shotgun sequence. It encodes these proteins:
- the LOC124175040 gene encoding uncharacterized PE-PGRS family protein PE_PGRS54-like isoform X12 yields the protein MTRIPGPPLWSILVLIAVFGLVTVQAKYYEKKRFDRSIDQPQTTLGTPYRPSKQRTFNDYNTHYIAYKDAKLNVCYLEPMRNISSNGLNLWQKMLHNADQRTLYVSEQLLTKIEVWRLAGGRIVEFCRGRSAVLLQETKPVPGYMEDPFLNEIAEDENDVVPHRVADVVLKPLYARAKRQIQLEEREQLNSKLTVRQRRQAPFRGRFRGQTQSQYLNFGDGQSKEGKAEARITHDSSHAVVSGTNGMGQAQSMSSGGGDCEECPGYRQPTYPGRGGGTGSQGSVWSYPTGRPSSGTNYEGNYNPKNGWKPSGPGPEGQQTVDHELDNLLLPKIYPGDKTRGVPSQPNGKYPGGGPSSTSSVHPDSNTGSGIGRGPYPGGESTGTGGGVGGAGIPYPGGGSSGTWGGVGGVPYPGGGPTGTGGGVGGVPYPNGGPSGTGGGVGGVPYPGGGPGGTGGGVGRVRYPGGGGPSGTGGGVGGVPYPGGGGPSGTGGGVGGVRYPGGGGPSGTGGGIGGAPYPGGGPEGTGGGVGGVRYPGGGGPSGTRGGVGGAPYPGGGPGGTGGGVGGVPYPGSGGPTGTAGGVGGVPYPGGGGPSGTGGGIGGAPYPGGGPEGTGGGVGGVRYPGGGGPSGTRGGVGGAPYPGGGPGGTGGGVGGVPYPGGGPGGTGGDVGEVRYPGGGPGGTGGGVGGVPYPGSGGPTGTAGGVGGVPYPGGGGPSGTGGGVGGVLYPGGGPGGIGGGVGGVPYPGSGGPSGTGGGVGGAPYPGGGPGGTGGGVGGVRYPGGGGPSGTGGGVGGAPYPGGGPGGTGGVVGGAPYPGGGPGGTGGGVGEVRYPGGGGPSGTGGGVGGAPYPGGGPGGTGGGVGGVRYPGGGGPSGTGGGIGGAPYPGGGPGGTGGGVGGVRYPGGGGPSGTGGGVGGVPYPGGGPGDTGGGVGGVPYPGSGGPGGTGGGVGGVRYPGGGGPSGTGGGVGGVPYPGGGPGDTGGGVGGVPYPGGGPGGTGGGVGGVPYPGSGGPTGTAGGVGGVPYPGGGGPSGTGGGVGGVPYPGGGPGGTGGGVGGVPYPGGGGPSSTWGVVGGVPYPGGGPSGVEGRYPGNFPNGVGGEYYDGNLGGTGGPNRPGWYPGQQNVNDWSGQNGGEAGLPQKENIMSPQYYPSPGSQGSDDDADSQASSSVQKADSGTMASASAQGKYGQGTAQSQVSGTYSGSGSFSAQAGTNDGSKGAQTQVSGGKQGATSSAQGSGGRGKSQSQVQLHSNTGATSSDAQSSGWNHGTNSQVQTTSRGGMADAQANGEGSTSSQAQIGFQPYEKENDQSQTNSSIFLGGGTASAQSGTYRGQSQAQLQGSFKYGLSYNGAAQAGSGSGAAASRKPFNFSSSNSELFKPFSPFPTVVISSEEVTPDNNLQSAEILPALEEGGGEHYEPQAQTGGTQSPLVQKTDTVFTPPDPTRATGVRYNNPVPTRSSLQNTGVDDNYEQTNVNSDDYDEEYGDEYYDSTPTVFPSESVSKDGGLTVSSKQPNQYQQTHVSNGQYGARVTQDSSTGFHEGDILQPGQSLPGFTIPPGYRGRVVSISGSDTKVEGDGDSQSQTLTLTSGKNNVTYENRTKESAAAHSRALQTPRNRFRYDSRRYQQPAVPNSYLRSSPSPPSKPNYYTITNSVAGKIQSNRDTARKYEHRYYTKSSTCGYFTFSCNIVYGSNGRTKVCKPKVPTNPDGSPIKC
- the LOC124175040 gene encoding uncharacterized PE-PGRS family protein PE_PGRS54-like isoform X10, with the translated sequence MTRIPGPPLWSILVLIAVFGLVTVQAKYYEKKRFDRSIDQPQTTLGTPYRPSKQRTFNDYNTHYIAYKDAKLNVCYLEPMRNISSNGLNLWQKMLHNADQRTLYVSEQLLTKIEVWRLAGGRIVEFCRGRSAVLLQETKPVPGYMEDPFLNEIAEDENDVVPHRVADVVLKPLYARAKRQIQLEEREQLNSKLTVRQRRQAPFRGRFRGQTQSQYLNFGDGQSKEGKAEARITHDSSHAVVSGTNGMGQAQSMSSGGGDCEECPGYRQPTYPGRGGGTGSQGSVWSYPTGRPSSGTNYEGNYNPKNGWKPSGPGPEGQQTVDHELDNLLLPKIYPGDKTRGVPSQPNGKYPGGGPSSTSSVHPDSNTGSGIGRGPYPGGESTGTGGGVGGAGIPYPGGGSSGTWGGVGGVPYPGGGPTGTGGGVGGVPYPNGGPSGTGGGVGGVPYPGGGPGGTGGGVGRVRYPGGGGPSGTGGGVGGVPYPGGGGPSGTGGGVGGAPYPGGGPGGTGGGVGGAPYPGGGPGGTGGGVGGVRYPGGGGPSGTGGGIGGAPYPGGGPEGTGGGVGGVRYPGGGGPSGTRGGVGGAPYPGGGPGGTGGGVGGVPYPGSGGPTGTAGGVGGVPYPGGGGPSGTGGGIGGAPYPGGGPEGTGGGVGGVRYPGGGGPSGTRGGVGGAPYPGGGPGGTGGGVGGVPYPGGGPGGTGGDVGEVRYPGGGPGGTGGGVGGVPYPGSGGPTGTAGGVGGVPYPGGGGPSGTGGGVGGVLYPGGGPGGIGGGVGGVPYPGSGGPSGTGGGVGGAPYPGGGPGGTGGGVGGVRYPGGGGPSGTGGGVGGAPYPGGGPGGTGGVVGGAPYPGGGPGGTGGGVGEVRYPGGGGPSGTGGGVGGAPYPGGGPGGTGGGVGGVRYPGGGGPSGTGGGIGGAPYPGGGPGGTGGGVGGVRYPGGGGPSGTGGGVGGVPYPGGGPGDTGGGVGGVPYPGSGGPGGTGGGVGGVRYPGGGGPSGTGGGVGGVPYPGGGPGDTGGGVGGVPYPGGGPGGTGGGVGGVPYPGSGGPTGTAGGVGGVPYPGGGGPSGTGGGVGGVPYPGGGPGGTGGGVGGVPYPGGGGPSSTWGVVGGVPYPGGGPSGVEGRYPGNFPNGVGGEYYDGNLGGTGGPNRPGWYPGQQNVNDWSGQNGGEAGLPQKENIMSPQYYPSPGSQGSDDDADSQASSSVQKADSGTMASASAQGKYGQGTAQSQVSGTYSGSGSFSAQAGTNDGSKGAQTQVSGGKQGATSSAQGSGGRGKSQSQVQLHSNTGATSSDAQSSGWNHGTNSQVQTTSRGGMADAQANGEGSTSSQAQIGFQPYEKENDQSQTNSSIFLGGGTASAQSGTYRGQSQAQLQGSFKYGLSYNGAAQAGSGSGAAASRKPFNFSSSNSELFKPFSPFPTVVISSEEVTPDNNLQSAEILPALEEGGGEHYEPQAQTGGTQSPLVQKTDTVFTPPDPTRATGVRYNNPVPTRSSLQNTGVDDNYEQTNVNSDDYDEEYGDEYYDSTPTVFPSESVSKDGGLTVSSKQPNQYQQTHVSNGQYGARVTQDSSTGFHEGDILQPGQSLPGFTIPPGYRGRVVSISGSDTKVEGDGDSQSQTLTLTSGKNNVTYENRTKESAAAHSRALQTPRNRFRYDSRRYQQPAVPNSYLRSSPSPPSKPNYYTITNSVAGKIQSNRDTARKYEHRYYTKSSTCGYFTFSCNIVYGSNGRTKVCKPKVPTNPDGSPIKC